Proteins from a genomic interval of Trichoderma breve strain T069 chromosome 2, whole genome shotgun sequence:
- a CDS encoding dioxygenase domain-containing protein has product MGSQSTDGGLGQEFTSHVIQAMGPNTTPRMRTVLSALIQHVHDFAREVNLTTEEWLAGVEMINWAGQMSNNKRNEGQLVCDVIGLESLVDDITYREASKTDKPPTSSAILGPFWRADAPIRENGTTITFNTPKDGLVAYMHGQVTDAETGKPLPNTSVDVWQASTNGLYEQQDDDQIDCNLRGKFITDAEGRYSFYCLRPTPYPIPFDGPAGKLLKLMDRHEFRPAHIHLIVQTEGYSPLTTQIFDKDSKYLEDDSVFAVKDGLTVEFKPRTGDSQAEWDLEYNVKLAKKN; this is encoded by the exons ATGGGTTCTCAATCAACtgatggcggccttggccaggaGTTCACTAGCCATGTTATTCAAGCTATGGGCCCAAACACAACCCCCAGGATGCGGACCGTCTTGTCTGCTCTCATACAGCATGTTCATGATTTTGCGCGCGAGGTCAATCTAACGACAGAGGAATGGTTGGCGGGAGTGGAAATGATCAACTGGGCAGGCCAGATGAGCAACAATAAGCGCAACGAGGGACAGCTGGTGTGCGATGTCATTGGACTGGAATC GCTCGTTGATGATATCACATACAGAGAAGCCAGCAAGACAGACAAGCCACCCACATCGTCTGCCATTCTTGGGCCCTTTTGGCGTGCTGACGCGCCAATCCGAGAGAACGGCACTACTATCACATTCAACACTCCCAAGGATGGCTTGGTAGCTTACATGCATGGCCAAGTGACGGACGCTGAGACGGGCAAACCCCTCCCAAACACTTCAGTGGATGTTTGGCAGGCTTCAACAAATG GTCTATATGAGCAGCAGGATGACGACCAGATTGACTGCAATCTGCGCGGCAAGTTCATCACCGATGCAGAGGGTCGATATTCATTTTACTGCCTCCGCCCGACACCGTATCCC ATTCCTTTCGATGGTCCTGCAGGAAAGTTACTGAAGCTTATGGATCGCCACGAGTTCCGACCCGCACACATCCATCTCATT GTTCAAACAGAAGGATATAGCCCCTTGACTACTCAAATATTCGACAAGGATTCCAAGTATCTCGAAGATGACAGCGTATTCGCGGTAAAGGATGGATTGACTGTTGAGTTCAAACCCCGTACGGGAGACTCACAAGCGGAATGGGATCTGGAGTACAATGTGAAGCTGGCGAAGAAAAATTAA
- a CDS encoding coA-transferase family III domain-containing protein → MNGTSIHTYSSKKEALTILQYLCNQFDPISLPAGVASRAEYVQFAAERDQPYFPIPFKETETTAALKAIEASVATLLADTRQDGQVPERKIVVDLEKTTAFLFQAYLARVGGYGKLDKGVKSMLKDTDFLQAQSDPYRRMSANLYATKNPNEYYHIHGSLEASTTLKMIGLEPYRPDLATHEDIVQTIESAVKRFTVDELEELNAQNRQAGIKAYTHAEFLKTPHGKTNMSLPPWSVESLEDKTPQIPLQTKDNRLLSGIKVLELCRIIAGPTITRILGEYGAEVIKVTAPYLSDVPFFQVDGNMGKRATDLDLKSAEGREAFEKLLAEADVVVDGYRPGAIAKLGYGPKQLSELAIKRGKGFVYVNENCFGYEGEWASRPGWQQISDCVTGIAWEQGKFMGVNEPMVPPFPISDYGTGCIGAITALIGLYHRATRGGSWHGKVCLLHYDLLLFKVGLLPEHVQQKLRDTMGPEVLALRYHNSVDQISGTVLRRMREVYPDFVENPKYLDKWYADKYKAEVHAVKPVAEIEGLELGFRRASRPNGSDEAKWEVSEEKDYQL, encoded by the exons ATGAATGGGACATCAATACATACCTACTCCTCTAAGAAAGAGGCCCTTACCATTCTGCAGTACCTCTGCAATCAATTTGATCCCATATCTTTACCTGCTGGAGTAGCGAGCCGGGCGGAATATGTCCAATTTGCCGCGGAACGAGATCAGCCTTATTTTCCTATTCCATTCAAGGAAACGgaaacaacagcagcactCAAGGCAATTGAGGCATCCGTCGCAACCCTCCTCGCAGACACGCGGCAAGATGGACAGGTCCCTGAGAGAAAAATCGTGGTTGATCTTGAAAAGACGACAGCTTTCCTATTTCAGGCATACTTGGCTAGAGTTGGAGGATATGGAAAGCTTGATAAGGGAGTCAAGAGCATGCTAAAAG ACACGGATTTTCTGCAGGCACAGTCTGATCCTTATCGCCGCATGTCTGCCAATTTGTATGCCACCAAAAACCCTAATGAGTATTACCACATCCATGGGTCATTGGAAGCGTCGACGACGCTGAAAATGATTGGGTTGGAACCGTATCGGCCTGATTTGGCGACACATGAGGATATTGTGCAAACCATTGAATCTGCGGTGAAGAGATTTACGGTGGATGAATTAGAGGAGTTGAATGCGCAGAATAGACAAGCTGGGATCAAAGCATATACACATGCTGAATTTCTCAAAACTCCGCAC GGCAAAACAAACATGTCGCTTCCGCCATGGTCGGTTGAGAGTTTAGAAGATAAGACACCACAAATACCTCTCCAGACTAAGGATAACCGACTTCTATCTGGCATCAAAGTGCTGGAGCTATGTCGAATCATTGCTGGCCCTACAATCACGAGAATTTTGGGTGAATATGGCGCCGAAGTCATTAAAGTAACAGCTCCCTATCTCAGCGATGTGCCCTTCTTCCAGGTGGATGGAAACATGGGAAAGCGAGCGACGGATTTGGATCTCAAGTCTGCGGAGGGAAGAGAGGCTTTTGAGAAGCTTCtggccgaggccgacgtTGTGGTTGACGGATACCGTCCTGGAGCGATTGCAAAGCTGGGATACGGTCCCAAGCAACTTTCAGAGCTGGCGATCAAGAGAGGCAAAGGTTTTGTCTACGTCAATGAGAATTGTTTTGGATACGAGGGCGAGTGGGCCTCTCGTCCTGGATGGCAGCAGATTTCAGACTGC GTGACGGGCATTGCGTGGGAACAAGGCAAGTTCATGGGTGTCAATGAACCCATGGTGCCCCCATTTCCCATCTCAGACTACGGTACCGGCTGTATCGGCGCCATTACAGCACTCATCGGCCTTTACCATCGAGCAACTCGTGGAGGCTCTTGGCACGGCAAAGTTTGCCTCCTACATTACGATTTACTCTTATTCAAAGTCGGCTTGTTACCGGAACACGTTCAGCAGAAACTTCGCGATACCATGGGTCCAGAGGTGCTCGCTTTACGTTACCATAATAGCGTAGACCAAATCTCGGGGACGGTGCTGCGGCGTATGCGGGAAGTGTATCCCGACTTCGTGGAGAACCCAAAATACCTGGATAAGTGGTATGCCGACAAGTATAAGGCGGAGGTGCATGCGGTGAAGCCGGTGGCGGAGATTGAGGGCTTAGAATTGGGATTCCGGAGGGCAAGCCGGCCGAACGGTTCGGATGAAGCGAAATGGGAAGTGAGCGAGGAAAAGGATTACCAATTGTAG